From a region of the Methanoculleus receptaculi genome:
- a CDS encoding UPF0175 family protein: MADVTITVPQDIVQALRLPPDTVVAELQRELAVALYQRGILSSGKAAALAGMTRWEWEELLGARKIPRHYADEDLDRDIAYAARS, translated from the coding sequence ATGGCCGATGTTACCATCACCGTCCCCCAGGATATCGTACAGGCGCTTCGGCTCCCTCCCGACACCGTTGTCGCCGAGTTGCAGCGGGAGCTTGCCGTGGCGCTCTACCAGCGGGGCATACTCTCCTCCGGGAAGGCGGCGGCGCTTGCGGGAATGACCCGGTGGGAGTGGGAGGAACTGCTCGGGGCACGGAAGATCCCCCGGCATTACGCCGACGAGGATCTCGACCGGGACATCGCATATGCCGCTCGCAGTTAG
- the tnpC gene encoding IS66 family transposase, with the protein MSSQNSSRPPSTDGFKRPQKERKKTGKRPGGQKGHEGRTIEWCETPDIIQTHRADVCEECGASLALVPASSVQKRQVHDIPPLRIVVTEHHAETVVCPHCGRIHEGSFPEEVPAYLQYGYNIRALMVYFCIYQLLPYERSAEIFTDIFGCSPVKATLMQSVSACAANLDGFEEEVKHLLQGAPVLHADETGFRVNGKREWLHTASTDLLTLYGHHPKRGSEAMDAIGVLPAFKGIMVHDCWSPYFGYACEHAVCNAHILRDLKGISENTGQHWSDEMHDLLLEIYAAVDGAPESAGSLTPIEIEEFQRRFDRILESGKAENPSSPLPVQGGRRSRKRRTPAENLIDRCQRYRVEILRFMTDFRVPFTNNLAERDIRMVKVQQKISGTFRSVEGASNFCRVRGYISTVRKNGGSVITAIRKSFEGEPFIPTAAYRYT; encoded by the coding sequence ATGAGCAGTCAAAACAGCAGTCGTCCCCCATCCACCGATGGCTTCAAACGGCCTCAGAAAGAGCGTAAAAAGACCGGGAAACGTCCGGGGGGTCAGAAAGGACATGAAGGTCGGACGATTGAATGGTGTGAGACTCCAGACATCATCCAGACACACCGCGCAGATGTCTGTGAAGAATGTGGTGCATCCCTTGCTCTCGTCCCGGCATCCTCTGTTCAGAAGAGACAGGTTCATGACATTCCCCCACTCCGGATAGTTGTCACCGAACATCACGCTGAAACGGTCGTCTGCCCACACTGTGGTCGGATACATGAAGGGTCATTCCCCGAGGAGGTTCCGGCTTACCTCCAATACGGCTACAACATCCGGGCGTTGATGGTTTACTTCTGCATCTACCAGTTGCTTCCGTATGAACGTTCAGCGGAGATCTTCACGGACATCTTTGGGTGTTCCCCGGTCAAGGCAACCCTGATGCAGTCCGTTTCAGCCTGTGCAGCAAACCTTGACGGTTTTGAAGAAGAGGTGAAACACCTTCTGCAGGGAGCACCTGTTCTGCATGCTGATGAAACCGGATTCCGGGTGAACGGCAAACGAGAATGGCTGCATACAGCCAGTACGGATCTCCTCACGCTGTATGGTCATCATCCGAAAAGAGGATCGGAGGCGATGGATGCGATCGGTGTACTTCCTGCGTTCAAGGGGATCATGGTCCATGATTGCTGGTCGCCATACTTCGGGTATGCATGCGAGCATGCGGTCTGTAATGCCCATATCCTCCGCGATCTCAAAGGGATATCGGAGAATACCGGCCAGCATTGGTCTGATGAGATGCATGATCTCCTTCTTGAGATCTACGCCGCTGTTGATGGAGCCCCGGAATCAGCGGGTTCTCTCACACCGATTGAGATCGAAGAGTTTCAAAGACGATTTGATCGGATCCTCGAGAGCGGGAAGGCAGAGAACCCCTCCTCTCCTCTGCCGGTTCAAGGAGGGAGACGTAGTCGGAAGAGACGAACTCCTGCTGAGAACCTCATTGACCGGTGTCAGAGATATCGTGTAGAGATCCTCCGGTTCATGACCGATTTCAGGGTGCCCTTTACGAACAACCTTGCAGAGCGCGATATCAGGATGGTGAAGGTTCAGCAGAAGATCTCAGGGACGTTTAGAAGTGTGGAGGGGGCATCTAACTTCTGCAGGGTTCGGGGGTACATCTCAACGGTGAGGAAGAATGGAGGGTCGGTAATCACGGCCATCAGGAAGTCATTCGAGGGAGAACCCTTCATACCAACTGCGGCTTACAGGTATACCTGA
- a CDS encoding FeoA family protein has protein sequence MQLTDLFPNERARVVAIEGGQCLCQHLALRGLAVGCTLTALSGRFGPVVVRISDETLVLGRGMAQKIQVQKV, from the coding sequence ATGCAATTGACCGACTTGTTTCCGAATGAACGCGCCCGGGTTGTTGCGATCGAAGGCGGGCAGTGTCTCTGCCAGCACCTCGCGCTGCGCGGGCTTGCCGTGGGGTGCACCCTCACCGCACTCTCCGGCCGATTCGGCCCGGTTGTCGTCCGGATTAGCGATGAGACGCTCGTCCTCGGCCGGGGAATGGCACAGAAAATTCAGGTACAGAAGGTGTAA
- a CDS encoding nucleotidyltransferase family protein: MHAIIHEKIPEINRIAARHRVRRLGVFGSVTGDRFNPATSDIDFVVEFKPMTPAEHAEAYFGLAEDLARLFCRKIDLVERSAIRNPIFRESVEGTCKDVYAVA, translated from the coding sequence ATGCACGCAATCATTCATGAGAAGATCCCTGAGATCAACCGCATCGCTGCACGCCACCGCGTAAGGAGGCTCGGGGTATTCGGCTCGGTGACCGGCGACCGGTTCAACCCTGCAACGAGTGACATCGATTTTGTTGTTGAGTTCAAACCGATGACTCCAGCGGAGCATGCAGAGGCTTACTTTGGTCTCGCAGAAGACCTGGCCCGGCTTTTTTGCCGCAAGATCGATCTCGTCGAGCGATCGGCGATCAGAAACCCGATCTTCCGTGAGTCCGTGGAAGGAACCTGCAAAGATGTCTATGCCGTCGCTTGA
- a CDS encoding PIN domain-containing protein, producing the protein MDQSVFLDACVFYDCLEHPRCKQILDRAHNLGFKICTSITVLGEALITMLRRDDADDHIAAFVSLLKEWDILFVVPSDGVRIIRYELGEDYTDTRMLGQATDRTHLAYAMAYGFKHFISTDQVIRTYSLPRKVLDMGFKKTEVYDLIEFRNDVLNRR; encoded by the coding sequence ATGGACCAATCGGTCTTTCTGGATGCCTGCGTCTTTTATGATTGTCTTGAGCATCCACGATGTAAACAGATCCTTGACCGGGCTCACAACCTCGGATTCAAGATCTGCACCTCGATAACGGTTCTGGGCGAGGCACTCATCACAATGCTCAGACGGGACGATGCCGACGACCATATTGCAGCGTTTGTTTCCCTGCTGAAAGAATGGGATATACTCTTTGTTGTCCCGAGTGACGGCGTCAGGATCATCCGTTATGAACTTGGGGAGGACTACACCGATACAAGAATGCTTGGGCAGGCCACCGACAGGACCCATCTGGCATATGCGATGGCATACGGGTTTAAGCACTTTATTTCTACAGATCAAGTCATCAGGACATACAGCCTCCCAAGAAAGGTCCTCGACATGGGCTTTAAAAAAACTGAAGTCTACGACCTGATCGAATTCAGAAACGATGTCCTGAACCGCCGATAA
- a CDS encoding nucleoside recognition domain-containing protein, with product MQRSGGDGDPCPGDEKTAVHHDDPACHIHPLRRPARRDARGHSRDGGLGHALPHPRIPFVLFGVLVVNVLYLAGVIGALADLFEPLFVTWFGVPKETVGPLIAAFLRKDLAVAQLSAIAMTPYQMITAVVLVSIYFPCVATFVVMLREGWKELAAAVAVLVAAVFIYGGLIHAAGILMGVA from the coding sequence GTGCAACGTTCCGGCGGTGACGGCGACCCGTGTCCTGGAGACGAGAAAACAGCGGTTCATCATGATGACCCTGCTTGCCATATTCATCCCCTGCGGCGCCCAGCTCGGCGTGATGCTCGAGGTCATTCCCGAGACGGTGGGTTGGGTCATGCTCTACCTCATCCTCGAATTCCGTTCGTCCTCTTCGGGGTGCTGGTCGTCAACGTTCTCTATCTGGCCGGTGTCATCGGGGCACTCGCCGATCTCTTCGAACCGCTCTTCGTCACCTGGTTCGGGGTGCCGAAAGAGACGGTGGGGCCGCTCATTGCAGCTTTCCTCCGCAAAGACCTCGCTGTCGCTCAGCTCTCCGCCATTGCCATGACGCCGTACCAGATGATCACCGCCGTGGTGCTCGTCTCTATCTACTTCCCCTGCGTGGCCACCTTCGTGGTGATGCTGCGTGAGGGGTGGAAGGAACTTGCAGCGGCGGTTGCAGTGCTCGTGGCGGCGGTCTTCATCTACGGCGGACTGATCCACGCCGCCGGCATCCTCATGGGGGTTGCATAA
- a CDS encoding DUF5655 domain-containing protein, with protein MDLRDRFEALRAYIEALGDDVQTRVLKNYTAFKRIKNFACVSLQRKGEIAIRVKIDPDTITLEPGFTDQTGRKPTPPLGVGS; from the coding sequence GTGGATCTTCGGGATCGCTTTGAGGCATTGCGGGCCTACATCGAAGCACTCGGAGACGACGTTCAGACAAGGGTGCTCAAGAACTATACAGCCTTCAAGCGGATCAAGAACTTTGCCTGTGTAAGCCTTCAGAGAAAAGGCGAGATCGCCATACGGGTGAAGATCGATCCCGATACGATTACACTGGAGCCGGGGTTCACCGATCAAACAGGCAGGAAGCCCACTCCTCCTTTAGGGGTGGGTAGTTGA
- a CDS encoding 4Fe-4S dicluster domain-containing protein produces the protein MTDRKKNRNQGVIRLREKGKVAVRGRIPAGVMTVQQMAAISRIAKEFGDGTIELTARLNVELPGVDRRDAGEVAERLRQAGVEPGSTGATLRSVVACKGTVCRHGCYDTQGLARAIEERHGGCDLPRKLKISIAGCPNNCARVQLNDIGIMGRRFPLFAEECGGCGACEKVCREGAVRVTDNSVFFSGEDCVGCGDCIAVCPENAIGVASEGLCLFLGGRSGRVLQVGTEAEGLVTEERALAIVGMLLDYFRENARPGERLGELMERVGEDEVFAAVGMRPGR, from the coding sequence ATGACTGACAGGAAGAAGAACAGAAACCAGGGGGTCATCCGCCTCCGGGAGAAGGGAAAGGTCGCCGTGCGGGGGAGGATACCCGCCGGCGTGATGACCGTGCAGCAGATGGCGGCAATATCCCGGATCGCAAAGGAGTTCGGGGACGGTACGATCGAGCTGACGGCCCGGCTCAACGTGGAACTCCCCGGCGTCGACCGGCGGGACGCGGGGGAGGTTGCAGAAAGGCTCCGGCAAGCCGGAGTAGAGCCCGGGAGCACCGGGGCCACGCTCAGGTCAGTCGTCGCCTGCAAGGGTACGGTCTGCAGGCACGGGTGCTACGACACCCAGGGGCTCGCCCGGGCGATCGAGGAACGGCACGGCGGATGCGATCTCCCCCGGAAACTGAAGATCTCGATCGCAGGGTGCCCGAACAACTGCGCGAGAGTCCAGCTCAACGATATCGGGATTATGGGGAGGCGATTCCCCCTGTTTGCCGAAGAATGTGGCGGCTGTGGGGCGTGCGAGAAGGTCTGCCGGGAGGGAGCGGTCCGGGTCACTGACAATAGCGTCTTCTTCTCCGGGGAGGACTGCGTCGGGTGCGGTGACTGCATCGCAGTCTGCCCGGAGAACGCAATCGGTGTCGCTTCGGAGGGACTGTGCCTCTTCCTCGGCGGGAGGTCGGGCAGGGTGCTCCAGGTCGGGACCGAAGCAGAAGGGCTGGTCACCGAAGAGAGGGCGCTTGCGATCGTCGGAATGCTGCTCGACTACTTCAGGGAGAACGCACGGCCTGGCGAAAGGCTCGGGGAGTTGATGGAGCGAGTTGGGGAGGATGAGGTCTTTGCGGCCGTCGGGATGAGACCAGGGAGGTGA
- a CDS encoding rubredoxin: protein MTVTTCRCSICGHIYDEKIGDACAPPGTTFEDPPPDWRCPVCLVEKSRFAPFASPLARLGL from the coding sequence ATGACCGTGACGACCTGCCGTTGCTCGATATGCGGGCATATCTACGACGAAAAGATCGGCGATGCGTGCGCTCCGCCGGGAACCACGTTTGAAGACCCTCCCCCGGACTGGCGTTGCCCGGTCTGCCTCGTGGAGAAGAGCAGGTTTGCTCCGTTTGCCTCCCCTCTTGCGCGTCTCGGGCTCTGA
- a CDS encoding HepT-like ribonuclease domain-containing protein, which produces MERQFEIIGEALNQLLRREPDLKGKISDASLIIAFRNRLIHGYATVSDEVVWGVVEGYLPVLSGEVRDLLGEE; this is translated from the coding sequence GTGGAGCGGCAGTTTGAGATCATCGGCGAAGCGTTGAACCAACTTCTGCGGCGAGAGCCTGACCTCAAGGGGAAGATCTCCGACGCATCCCTGATCATCGCATTCAGGAACCGCCTGATCCATGGCTACGCAACTGTTTCTGATGAGGTTGTCTGGGGTGTCGTTGAAGGTTACCTGCCGGTTCTCTCCGGTGAGGTGCGGGATCTCCTGGGGGAGGAGTAG
- a CDS encoding DUF3368 domain-containing protein — translation MPLAVSNSSPLIHLSLIGRVNLLRRFSEVFIPPAVWREVVEQGGSRPGATEIREARESGWLRVVEPSNTALVRLLEQELHPGEAECIVLAIEIRPDALLLDEAEARRIAGLYDLPVTGIIGLLIQAKHEGQVSSLAEEMNRLREQGNFRIHDALYRRVLEEEKEG, via the coding sequence ATGCCGCTCGCAGTTAGCAATTCTTCGCCACTCATCCACCTCTCGCTGATCGGCCGTGTCAACTTGCTTCGTCGTTTTTCAGAAGTATTCATCCCTCCTGCGGTCTGGCGGGAGGTCGTGGAACAGGGCGGCAGTCGCCCCGGGGCAACCGAGATCCGGGAAGCCCGTGAGTCAGGATGGCTGCGCGTGGTCGAGCCCTCCAACACGGCCCTGGTGCGCCTGCTCGAACAGGAACTGCACCCCGGTGAAGCAGAGTGCATCGTCCTTGCCATCGAGATCAGGCCCGACGCGCTCCTCCTTGACGAGGCCGAGGCCCGCCGCATAGCGGGGCTCTATGACCTTCCGGTCACCGGCATTATCGGCCTCTTGATCCAGGCGAAGCATGAAGGGCAGGTCTCCTCACTTGCGGAGGAGATGAACCGGCTGCGGGAGCAGGGAAACTTCCGGATCCATGATGCCCTCTACAGGCGCGTCCTTGAAGAGGAGAAGGAAGGGTAA
- a CDS encoding FeoA family protein, giving the protein MKRLSELEYGESGVVREIRASQHELNCLGIRLKKQVKMITRQPIKGPVVVVVDDMEVAMGLDTAEGVVVEVEGHEGS; this is encoded by the coding sequence GTGAAAAGATTGTCCGAACTGGAATATGGCGAATCCGGCGTTGTCCGGGAGATCCGTGCCTCGCAGCACGAACTCAACTGCCTTGGGATCAGGCTGAAAAAACAGGTTAAGATGATCACCCGCCAGCCCATCAAAGGGCCCGTTGTCGTCGTCGTCGACGATATGGAAGTGGCCATGGGGCTGGATACCGCCGAAGGGGTCGTCGTCGAGGTCGAAGGTCACGAGGGGTCTTGA
- a CDS encoding GmrSD restriction endonuclease domain-containing protein, whose protein sequence is MAIGITTFQSTKVFLKDILEKINERKIQLPDFQRGWVWDDYRILSLLSSVSLSFPIGTVMILQTGNSEYRFKPRPIEGLPLEPAVEPEQLILDGQQRLTALFQALIKPGPVITEDARKKPIHRYYYFDIERCLDPNEDREDCIRSISEDKRVRDFRRKVVEDYSTPEKEYEAGLFPVKQVYDSFSWRMGYDEYWDYDKSKIKLFNQFYTEVIQRFEHYQLPVIEMEKETPKEAVCLVFEKVNTGGVSLTVFELLTATFAADNFSLRNDWKNIAEQFAKEDVLSKIPNDHFLQAVTLLTTMKRNREYIERRGDSDGRAPAISCKRKDILKLNLEDYLEHRDAVVDGFMKAAKYLRMQKIFTAHDLPYQTQIVPLAATFAVLGDEADNDTVRQLLSRWYWCGVFGELYGGAIESRLAKDLPELIAWIRGGDEPTTVKDASFSGARLEELTTRGSAAYKGIFALLMRDGCEDFQTGQPIDITNYYDENIDIHHIFPQKWCSEHLDRAELARRKRAVDCIINKTPLSSRTNHMIGGHAPSVYLRRIEKNEQIPAERLDQILRSHVIDPEALRNDDFWAFYNRRYEEILDRIEAAMGKPVIREEVETV, encoded by the coding sequence ATGGCAATCGGAATCACAACTTTCCAGAGTACAAAAGTCTTCCTCAAAGATATTCTTGAGAAGATCAACGAGCGCAAGATTCAGCTTCCCGACTTCCAGCGAGGATGGGTGTGGGACGACTACCGGATCCTGAGCCTCCTCTCGAGTGTCTCCCTCTCGTTTCCCATCGGGACTGTAATGATACTCCAGACCGGAAACAGCGAATACCGGTTCAAGCCGCGACCAATCGAAGGGCTGCCCCTTGAACCGGCTGTCGAGCCTGAACAATTGATCCTCGACGGGCAGCAACGGCTCACCGCACTTTTTCAGGCGCTGATCAAGCCAGGTCCAGTCATCACAGAGGATGCCAGGAAGAAGCCTATCCATCGATATTATTACTTCGATATCGAAAGATGCCTAGATCCCAACGAAGACCGCGAAGACTGCATCCGGAGTATTTCGGAGGATAAACGTGTCAGGGACTTTCGGCGCAAGGTCGTCGAAGACTACTCTACACCAGAAAAGGAGTACGAGGCCGGTCTCTTTCCGGTGAAGCAGGTGTACGATAGTTTCTCCTGGAGGATGGGGTACGATGAGTACTGGGATTACGACAAATCAAAGATAAAACTCTTCAACCAGTTCTATACAGAGGTCATCCAGCGATTCGAACACTACCAGCTCCCGGTCATCGAGATGGAGAAGGAGACGCCGAAAGAAGCGGTCTGCCTTGTTTTTGAGAAGGTAAACACCGGCGGGGTATCGTTGACGGTCTTCGAGCTCCTGACCGCCACGTTTGCAGCTGATAACTTCTCGCTCCGCAACGATTGGAAGAATATTGCAGAACAGTTTGCCAAGGAAGATGTTCTGAGTAAGATCCCGAACGATCATTTCCTCCAGGCGGTCACCCTGCTTACGACGATGAAGCGGAACCGGGAATACATAGAAAGAAGAGGAGACTCGGACGGACGTGCGCCTGCAATCAGCTGCAAGCGCAAAGACATTCTCAAACTCAATCTCGAGGATTATCTTGAGCACCGTGATGCGGTGGTTGACGGTTTCATGAAGGCTGCCAAGTACCTGAGGATGCAGAAGATCTTTACCGCCCACGATCTGCCGTACCAGACGCAGATCGTCCCGCTGGCCGCCACATTTGCGGTCCTCGGCGATGAAGCTGATAACGACACCGTAAGACAGCTCCTCTCGCGATGGTACTGGTGTGGGGTCTTTGGCGAGCTCTACGGAGGCGCGATTGAGAGCCGGCTTGCAAAGGATCTTCCTGAGCTGATCGCGTGGATCCGGGGCGGCGATGAACCGACAACGGTGAAGGACGCCTCGTTCTCGGGAGCACGCCTGGAGGAACTGACAACCCGCGGAAGTGCGGCCTACAAGGGTATCTTTGCGCTGCTGATGCGCGATGGATGCGAGGACTTCCAGACCGGCCAGCCGATTGATATTACAAACTACTACGATGAAAATATCGATATCCATCACATCTTCCCTCAAAAATGGTGCAGCGAGCATCTCGATAGGGCGGAGCTCGCGAGGCGCAAGAGGGCGGTGGACTGTATCATCAACAAAACACCTCTCTCTTCTCGCACCAATCATATGATTGGCGGGCATGCGCCGAGTGTCTACCTGCGACGGATCGAGAAGAACGAGCAGATCCCGGCAGAGCGCCTGGATCAGATCCTGCGCTCACATGTCATCGATCCGGAAGCGCTTCGGAACGACGACTTCTGGGCGTTCTACAACCGGCGATACGAGGAGATCCTCGACCGTATCGAGGCCGCGATGGGCAAGCCCGTGATCCGGGAGGAGGTAGAGACGGTATGA
- a CDS encoding FeoB small GTPase domain-containing protein → MADTSKTVLMMGNPNVGKSALFNRLTGGDAVVSNYPGTTVDYTKGVLIENGKEYEVIDAPGTYSLEARDAAEGVAVRLISENSDAVVLVVLDATRVERGLYLALEVIERGCPVIIALNMIDAARDRQIVVDTHVLQKILGVPVVPTSAVSGEGVRDLAEMIRKAQKADIEAVRARADGRFDEPEQSGGCAGCGLCGGC, encoded by the coding sequence ATGGCGGATACGTCTAAGACCGTGCTGATGATGGGCAACCCGAACGTCGGGAAGAGCGCTCTCTTCAACAGGCTCACCGGGGGGGATGCGGTCGTTTCTAACTACCCGGGAACGACGGTCGACTATACGAAAGGCGTTCTCATCGAGAACGGGAAGGAATACGAGGTTATCGATGCACCGGGGACATACTCCCTGGAGGCACGGGATGCCGCCGAGGGCGTGGCGGTCAGGCTGATCTCGGAGAATTCGGATGCGGTGGTTCTGGTCGTCCTCGATGCGACGCGCGTTGAGCGGGGCCTCTACCTGGCTCTGGAAGTGATCGAACGGGGGTGTCCGGTGATCATCGCGCTGAACATGATCGACGCCGCACGCGACCGACAGATCGTGGTCGATACCCACGTGCTCCAGAAGATCCTCGGCGTGCCGGTGGTGCCGACATCGGCCGTCAGCGGCGAAGGCGTCCGAGACCTTGCGGAGATGATCCGCAAGGCGCAGAAGGCCGATATTGAGGCCGTGCGGGCCCGGGCCGACGGACGGTTCGATGAGCCGGAACAGTCCGGCGGGTGTGCCGGGTGCGGCCTGTGCGGGGGATGCTAG
- a CDS encoding DUF6884 domain-containing protein — translation MNTGGKILCVISCGSRKIWDDSSGRDAGPTPARNVYTGNFARLNQKYAERFYPESWCILSARYGFLMPDDVVSGNYNVRITDPEAISIENLQEQAQRLGLDRFDRVVVVAGRDYVTAVRRALPKIRVDAPLAGAGGIGGMMKRVRMALERGEPLEARN, via the coding sequence ATGAATACGGGTGGGAAGATTCTCTGCGTCATCTCGTGCGGCAGCAGAAAAATCTGGGATGACAGCAGCGGTCGGGATGCCGGACCAACTCCTGCGCGGAACGTGTACACAGGCAACTTCGCCCGCCTCAATCAGAAGTACGCTGAACGGTTTTACCCCGAGTCCTGGTGCATTCTTTCCGCCAGGTACGGTTTCCTGATGCCTGATGACGTCGTTTCAGGGAACTATAACGTGCGCATCACTGATCCTGAAGCAATCTCGATAGAGAACCTGCAGGAGCAGGCACAACGGCTTGGACTTGACAGATTCGACCGGGTTGTGGTGGTAGCCGGCAGAGACTATGTCACTGCTGTACGGAGGGCGCTGCCGAAGATCAGGGTGGACGCGCCTCTTGCGGGTGCAGGAGGTATCGGAGGCATGATGAAAAGGGTGAGAATGGCTCTGGAAAGGGGAGAGCCGCTGGAGGCCAGGAACTAA
- a CDS encoding transposase, producing MSALVDRNGLPLVCIVSPANVHDSRLYEPTLEAFEIPKVLDHPGVISADATYDALEIRQYNRKRGIKSNIPVNWRSRKHPKRGRPFWFDPELYKKHSAVERFFSWIEALKKIVPRYERYEHSFMGLIHLACRYRPSKELPVGDQIQANPGPPHLPGLIPTAAKTSSSPTRSINSPSLSPGRAFSLK from the coding sequence CTGAGTGCTCTGGTCGATCGGAACGGGCTCCCGCTTGTCTGCATAGTTTCCCCTGCAAATGTCCATGATTCCCGGCTCTACGAGCCAACTCTCGAAGCATTTGAGATCCCCAAAGTGCTGGATCATCCCGGGGTCATCTCCGCAGATGCAACCTACGATGCCCTGGAAATTCGTCAGTACAACCGGAAACGAGGAATCAAAAGTAATATTCCGGTAAATTGGAGATCCCGGAAACATCCAAAACGCGGAAGACCGTTCTGGTTCGATCCGGAACTCTACAAGAAGCACAGTGCGGTAGAACGGTTTTTCAGCTGGATTGAAGCGCTTAAGAAGATCGTTCCACGATACGAGCGGTATGAGCACTCATTCATGGGACTGATTCACCTGGCATGCCGATACCGCCCATCAAAAGAGTTACCGGTGGGGGACCAGATACAAGCGAACCCGGGACCCCCTCACCTCCCTGGTCTCATCCCGACGGCCGCAAAGACCTCATCCTCCCCAACTCGCTCCATCAACTCCCCGAGCCTTTCGCCAGGCCGTGCGTTCTCCCTGAAGTAG
- a CDS encoding UbiA prenyltransferase family protein, producing MTYIMRETLTALADLTRAHFFFVWPLLFCSGLALAFENYGGFSWELVGRAALIGLFGFLAGFVLNDYVDREYDRRGENGTGRCSHRLVRRGT from the coding sequence ATGACATACATCATGAGAGAGACCCTCACGGCACTCGCGGACCTGACCCGGGCTCATTTCTTCTTCGTCTGGCCCCTGCTCTTCTGCTCGGGACTGGCGCTTGCGTTTGAGAACTACGGCGGGTTCTCGTGGGAACTCGTCGGCCGGGCAGCGCTGATCGGCCTTTTCGGCTTTCTGGCCGGGTTCGTCCTAAACGACTACGTCGACCGGGAGTACGACCGGCGGGGAGAGAATGGAACCGGGAGATGCTCCCACAGACTGGTGCGCCGGGGAACCTAG
- a CDS encoding type II toxin-antitoxin system RelE family toxin — translation MYLKEKTGIDVLHCFTKMSAYDYALIEFGNLLREDLLAWPEEELLSIEPESTIEDVIFRAVSETREDLPKEHDIFILQKAAGEVPGLPTYPLDQIPQRLGIASGSSDIDPQCKKGRKGWVVSFTSEFRKNLSQYNDKKLQGRALEAVAEIIVTPTTKRGNTVKPLTGPLAGQWRYRIGDYRLIYLPDEDAKRVSLIAVRARGNAYDD, via the coding sequence GTGTATCTTAAAGAAAAGACAGGTATCGATGTTCTTCATTGCTTCACTAAAATGTCTGCATATGACTATGCACTGATCGAATTCGGCAACCTGCTTCGTGAAGATCTCCTCGCCTGGCCTGAAGAAGAACTCCTTAGTATTGAACCAGAATCTACAATCGAGGATGTAATATTCAGGGCGGTTTCAGAAACGCGAGAGGATCTGCCTAAAGAGCATGATATATTCATCCTCCAGAAGGCTGCCGGAGAGGTTCCAGGGCTGCCCACATACCCGCTAGATCAGATCCCCCAGAGATTGGGGATAGCATCCGGAAGTAGTGACATTGACCCACAATGCAAAAAGGGCCGCAAGGGGTGGGTGGTCTCTTTCACATCCGAGTTCCGAAAGAATCTCAGCCAGTATAATGATAAAAAATTACAGGGCAGAGCTCTTGAAGCAGTGGCGGAGATCATTGTAACGCCTACAACAAAAAGAGGCAATACGGTCAAACCTCTGACAGGCCCGCTTGCCGGACAGTGGCGATACCGTATTGGAGATTATCGGCTGATCTATCTTCCAGACGAGGATGCAAAAAGAGTGTCGCTAATCGCCGTTCGAGCGCGTGGAAACGCCTACGATGATTAG